In Ruminococcaceae bacterium BL-4, one DNA window encodes the following:
- a CDS encoding conserved protein of unknown function (Evidence 4 : Unknown function but conserved in other organisms) translates to MKQKLTRREIHLVFLLLVLCLAVWFISVGGQSVKTSDYEVRLAAARRMQACMDAVKNYKQERNIPLNPEDIFGTGMLGEEYNGITTTLGDLQAKRTTANSDMAALCVALLEKAGVKQGDTVGVGVSGSFPSMNLAVLCACEEMKVKALTIPSVGASTYGANNPELTFPAMLKLLVKDGLLTDNVLRVTLGGDSDCGLSMDPNLRNQVEQSLHNLGITLWKEPDFQKNLQERMALYEEYGPISCYVGVGGNMTSIGVSGKKMVYGVTGPKTVLAPVTEKSGLLDLYHDKGLPVINLLDIKKLCTDYGLPFDPAVLSEPGTSTIYYVTTYSVPAVITALLLAFVILVLYWRGRKKR, encoded by the coding sequence ATGAAGCAAAAGCTGACACGGCGGGAAATCCACCTCGTTTTTCTACTCCTTGTTCTTTGTTTGGCGGTTTGGTTTATCAGTGTCGGCGGACAGTCGGTGAAAACTTCGGATTATGAAGTCAGGCTGGCGGCCGCTCGGCGTATGCAGGCCTGTATGGATGCGGTGAAAAACTATAAGCAGGAGCGAAACATTCCCTTAAATCCTGAGGATATTTTTGGGACAGGTATGTTGGGAGAAGAATACAATGGAATCACTACTACCTTAGGGGATTTGCAAGCGAAGCGCACCACTGCAAACAGTGATATGGCTGCTCTATGTGTAGCACTTTTGGAAAAGGCTGGAGTTAAGCAAGGCGATACGGTAGGGGTAGGGGTCTCCGGTTCTTTCCCTTCCATGAATCTGGCAGTGCTTTGTGCCTGCGAGGAAATGAAGGTTAAGGCTCTGACGATTCCTTCCGTGGGAGCTTCTACTTATGGGGCCAATAACCCGGAGCTGACTTTCCCGGCCATGCTGAAGCTGCTGGTTAAGGATGGACTGCTTACGGACAACGTACTGAGAGTGACGCTGGGCGGCGACAGTGACTGCGGCCTTAGCATGGATCCAAATCTGAGAAATCAAGTGGAGCAGAGTCTTCATAATTTGGGAATCACTCTTTGGAAAGAACCTGATTTTCAGAAGAATCTTCAAGAACGCATGGCTCTCTATGAAGAATATGGCCCCATTTCCTGCTATGTCGGGGTGGGAGGCAACATGACTTCTATCGGTGTGAGCGGAAAGAAAATGGTTTATGGTGTTACGGGCCCGAAAACGGTGTTGGCACCGGTAACAGAGAAAAGCGGCCTATTGGATCTTTATCATGATAAAGGATTGCCGGTTATCAATTTGCTCGATATTAAAAAATTGTGTACCGATTATGGCTTGCCTTTTGATCCTGCTGTGTTGTCGGAACCTGGAACTAGCACAATTTATTATGTGACCACCTATTCTGTTCCGGCGGTGATAACTGCTCTGCTGTTGGCTTTTGTGATCTTGGTTTTATATTGGCGCGGGAGGAAAAAGCGATGA
- a CDS encoding protein of unknown function (Evidence 5 : Unknown function) codes for MRHEAKADTAGNPPRFSTPCSLFGGLVYQCRRTVGENFGL; via the coding sequence GTGCGCCATGAAGCAAAAGCTGACACGGCGGGAAATCCACCTCGTTTTTCTACTCCTTGTTCTTTGTTTGGCGGTTTGGTTTATCAGTGTCGGCGGACAGTCGGTGAAAACTTCGGATTATGA
- a CDS encoding Poly-gamma-glutamate synthase subunit PgsC/CapC: MYYDIVVLGVIISVLFSELTQLSPAGLVVPGYIALNLKSPERVFYTLLIAFVTWGIVKLMGNVMILYGRRSFAASILVAFLIDWLITMSGLFLGHPNMIGCLVAGIMAREFERQGLLKSILSLGIVVAVLALIMLLIGHPALGL, translated from the coding sequence ATGTATTATGATATTGTGGTTCTTGGAGTGATCATCAGCGTCCTTTTTTCCGAATTGACCCAACTGTCTCCAGCGGGTCTGGTGGTTCCCGGTTACATCGCCCTGAATCTAAAATCACCGGAGCGTGTTTTTTACACACTGCTGATTGCTTTTGTGACTTGGGGGATCGTAAAACTGATGGGCAACGTAATGATCCTTTATGGGAGAAGAAGCTTTGCTGCCTCTATTCTGGTAGCGTTTTTGATCGACTGGTTGATAACAATGAGCGGCCTGTTTTTGGGACATCCTAACATGATCGGCTGTCTTGTAGCGGGAATCATGGCACGGGAATTCGAGCGTCAGGGCCTTTTAAAATCCATTTTATCTCTTGGCATTGTGGTGGCTGTTTTGGCACTCATTATGCTCCTAATTGGGCACCCGGCGTTGGGCTTATAG
- a CDS encoding Poly-gamma-glutamate synthase subunit PgsB/CapB, whose protein sequence is MTKSIGVVLALAAVFFGYLIWENRRAIKDRRAIKHVVYVNGTRGKSSTTRLIDGGLRAAGLRVFCKTTGTLPMTINTDGVEQLIHRRGAANIREQLQILHKAAKEHADVLVIECMAVNTVYQNISQHRMVRADIGVITNVRLDHTDVMGETLPEIAEALSNTIPKAGILFTAEQEQFSVLAKNAQALGTRIFQVLPEESFATIDWPDNVALALAVCDQLGVNRETALFGMHTFYQRDPYALSFYRVGKGALFINGLSINDLQSTLKVFETLHKKLEFGKGKFILLLNSRADRASRTIQMAELVRDLTPDSLWLLGSGRKLLYHTLPRRISKEKMPEIQLYKRAAKLEFSGLQPEDVIFAAGNIAMEGKKLMDRIREEGTPDVL, encoded by the coding sequence ATGACAAAGTCCATCGGGGTGGTTTTGGCTTTGGCAGCTGTCTTTTTCGGCTACTTAATCTGGGAAAATCGCCGTGCCATAAAAGATCGCCGTGCCATAAAGCACGTAGTTTATGTGAACGGGACCCGTGGAAAATCCAGTACAACTCGCCTGATTGACGGCGGTTTGCGGGCTGCAGGGCTGCGGGTGTTCTGCAAAACGACCGGGACATTACCCATGACCATTAATACGGACGGGGTGGAGCAGCTGATTCACCGCCGAGGGGCAGCGAATATTCGCGAACAACTGCAGATTTTACATAAAGCGGCTAAGGAGCACGCTGATGTGCTTGTGATCGAATGTATGGCTGTGAATACAGTGTACCAGAATATTTCCCAGCACCGGATGGTGCGGGCAGACATCGGTGTGATTACGAATGTACGGTTGGATCACACGGATGTGATGGGGGAAACGTTGCCGGAGATTGCCGAGGCGTTGTCTAATACAATTCCTAAGGCAGGTATTTTGTTTACTGCCGAGCAGGAGCAATTCAGCGTGCTGGCAAAAAATGCGCAAGCTCTTGGGACAAGAATTTTTCAAGTTTTACCGGAAGAATCTTTTGCGACGATTGATTGGCCGGATAATGTGGCTTTAGCTTTGGCGGTCTGTGATCAATTGGGGGTAAATCGGGAAACAGCTCTTTTCGGAATGCATACTTTCTATCAAAGGGATCCTTATGCCTTGTCTTTTTATCGGGTCGGGAAGGGTGCGCTTTTTATTAATGGTCTCTCTATCAACGATTTGCAGTCTACGTTGAAAGTCTTTGAGACTCTGCACAAAAAGCTGGAATTCGGGAAGGGAAAATTTATTTTGCTTTTAAATAGTCGAGCAGATAGGGCTTCCCGTACGATACAGATGGCAGAGCTGGTGCGTGATTTGACGCCGGATTCCTTATGGCTTTTGGGATCTGGACGAAAACTTCTGTATCATACTCTGCCTCGGCGCATCTCTAAAGAGAAGATGCCGGAAATACAGCTTTATAAAAGAGCCGCAAAGCTTGAATTTTCTGGTTTACAACCGGAAGATGTGATTTTTGCGGCAGGTAACATTGCTATGGAAGGCAAAAAACTAATGGATCGAATTCGTGAGGAGGGAACCCCTGATGTATTATGA
- a CDS encoding conserved exported protein of unknown function (Evidence 4 : Unknown function but conserved in other organisms) translates to MNPNVLLRRGGILLCFLLCLILTGVPSSSAPFSTISTSLLAQGTDMETQLVILKGSSPGPSLVVVGGLHGDETAGWEAANRLKRTALIKAGTLYILSPANVYGAKHNVRYTAENWDLNRLFPGDPKGDPSEQLAAELWELIQREQPALVVDLHEALPKQKNWDYLGSSIIVTKMDGIEDLIDAILSDTAAGTLCAEPYNFYGPGMPGSINRTVAEKLNIPSLTIETFRGYPLERRVGDHLALIHFILDWYGMEEKEVPR, encoded by the coding sequence GTGAATCCAAATGTTCTCCTGCGTAGAGGTGGCATTTTACTGTGTTTTCTGTTATGCTTGATCTTGACCGGGGTGCCGAGTAGTTCTGCTCCTTTTTCAACAATTTCCACAAGTCTGTTGGCTCAAGGTACCGACATGGAAACCCAACTGGTGATTCTTAAAGGCAGCAGCCCCGGACCTAGTTTGGTGGTGGTTGGTGGGCTCCACGGTGACGAGACAGCCGGCTGGGAAGCTGCCAACCGGTTAAAACGTACAGCTTTGATTAAAGCTGGTACGCTGTACATTTTGTCACCCGCCAACGTTTACGGTGCCAAGCATAATGTTCGTTATACGGCAGAAAATTGGGATTTAAACCGTCTGTTTCCGGGTGATCCAAAAGGAGATCCCAGCGAGCAATTGGCTGCGGAGCTGTGGGAACTGATCCAGCGGGAACAGCCTGCATTGGTGGTGGATCTCCATGAGGCTTTGCCTAAGCAAAAAAATTGGGATTATCTGGGTAGCTCCATTATTGTTACGAAAATGGATGGTATTGAAGATTTAATAGACGCAATTTTGTCCGATACTGCCGCCGGAACCTTGTGCGCTGAACCTTATAATTTTTATGGTCCTGGGATGCCTGGGAGTATCAACCGAACCGTTGCCGAAAAATTAAATATTCCATCTTTAACGATAGAAACCTTCCGAGGGTATCCTCTCGAGCGTCGGGTAGGAGATCACTTGGCCCTGATCCATTTCATTCTGGACTGGTATGGGATGGAGGAAAAGGAGGTACCACGATGA
- a CDS encoding Succinylglutamate desuccinylase: MGKKNVISATICLVAALTIAAVTGKNFMDVKKPDTLYPSANVTETKMLSDYFGDLKGTYGDTPVYVFKGSKPGGSMLLLGGTHPNEPAGYLAAVTFLENVKVDQGTVYVIPRACNSGFTNNDAQEASPQYLHITNKNGQVRQFRYGSRAANPVDQWPDPDVYIHAGSGQRLSGSETRNLNRSYPGKPDGNLMEKTAYAIVQLIDKEGVNLTFDLHESSPEYPVNDATVAHEKSMDFAAQGMLELQMDGIEMSLEPSPANLHGLSHRELGDYTDTYPILMEAPNASQGRLRGATNEEMALTGKDKFYVSAAKQGFLYVPYDEKGHPIEERVGRHLQGIIEYTKAFSSIHSDKPISFENVPGYEQMFTDADPSQLGGPHLGSFLN; encoded by the coding sequence ATGGGTAAGAAGAATGTTATTTCAGCTACCATCTGTCTTGTGGCAGCGCTTACAATTGCGGCTGTAACCGGTAAAAACTTTATGGATGTTAAAAAACCGGATACGCTGTATCCCAGTGCTAACGTGACGGAGACAAAGATGCTGAGTGACTACTTTGGAGATTTGAAAGGTACCTATGGAGATACGCCGGTTTATGTGTTCAAAGGTTCTAAGCCCGGTGGCTCTATGTTGCTTTTGGGTGGTACTCATCCTAACGAGCCTGCCGGCTATTTAGCCGCTGTGACATTCTTGGAAAATGTCAAAGTGGACCAAGGAACCGTCTATGTTATCCCCAGAGCCTGCAACAGTGGCTTTACAAACAATGATGCCCAGGAGGCTTCTCCACAGTATTTGCATATTACAAATAAGAATGGGCAGGTACGTCAGTTCCGTTACGGCTCTCGTGCGGCAAATCCTGTTGACCAGTGGCCTGATCCGGATGTGTATATTCATGCAGGTTCCGGTCAGCGACTGTCCGGTTCCGAAACTCGAAACTTGAACCGTTCTTATCCTGGCAAACCTGATGGCAATCTGATGGAAAAGACTGCTTATGCTATCGTACAGCTGATCGATAAAGAGGGTGTCAACCTGACATTTGATTTGCATGAGTCATCTCCTGAATACCCGGTTAATGATGCGACGGTTGCCCATGAAAAATCCATGGATTTCGCTGCACAGGGTATGCTGGAGCTGCAGATGGATGGCATTGAAATGAGTTTGGAGCCTTCGCCTGCCAACTTACATGGCCTGAGTCATCGGGAACTTGGTGACTACACAGATACCTATCCAATTTTGATGGAAGCCCCGAATGCTTCTCAGGGTCGTTTGCGTGGTGCTACCAATGAAGAAATGGCTTTGACCGGCAAGGATAAATTCTATGTCAGTGCTGCAAAGCAGGGCTTCCTCTATGTTCCTTATGATGAAAAAGGCCATCCGATTGAAGAACGTGTCGGTCGTCATCTGCAGGGAATCATCGAATATACAAAAGCTTTTAGTTCCATCCATAGCGATAAACCAATCAGCTTTGAAAATGTTCCTGGATATGAGCAAATGTTTACGGATGCTGACCCCTCTCAATTAGGTGGTCCCCATTTAGGTTCTTTCTTAAACTGA
- a CDS encoding conserved protein of unknown function (Evidence 4 : Unknown function but conserved in other organisms): MVITLIYRAIVALVLIFTIWNLFTEKKVALQANAALVVIPLILRFLMIK; encoded by the coding sequence ATGGTAATTACACTGATTTACCGTGCAATCGTAGCACTTGTTCTGATTTTCACGATTTGGAATCTATTCACGGAAAAGAAAGTTGCGCTCCAGGCAAACGCCGCTCTTGTGGTGATTCCGTTAATCTTACGTTTTCTAATGATTAAATAA
- a CDS encoding DctM domain-containing protein yields MCIELIIFIAMVIVFIAGCFWLKLPVSISMVISAIAGALIGGQGIPLRHLVEGTFSYVDTILVIACAMIFMKVLQENGSLDALSCMIVERFHKVPALLLCLIMLVIMFPGMITGSSTAAVLSAGSIMMPVLILMGIPKLETGCIIAMGGILGMIAPPVNIPAMLIGGGVDLPYVGFEGPLALLTFPLAFLFVLMLGFKYVRHLDYEAIRQRMNTESREKYGFRNYIPILVCVFLMILNKAVPAIPDLGMPLVFLISAIVGLFTGKKVPVLKTAKEAINTVLPVLGILMGVGMFIQIMTLTGVRGFIVNVCLSIPDAWRYLAMAISIPLFGAVSSYGASSVLGVPFLLAFLAKNQVITAAAISLIASLGDMMPPTALAGIFAAQVVGVEKYTDILKKCIVPAIIMIVWATVIIIFSPQLAKII; encoded by the coding sequence ATGTGCATTGAATTGATTATTTTCATCGCCATGGTCATTGTATTTATCGCCGGCTGCTTTTGGCTAAAGCTACCGGTGAGTATCTCAATGGTGATTTCTGCCATTGCAGGTGCTTTAATCGGCGGCCAAGGAATTCCACTTCGCCACTTGGTTGAAGGTACATTTTCTTATGTAGATACGATCTTAGTAATCGCCTGTGCCATGATCTTTATGAAAGTTTTGCAGGAAAATGGTTCCCTTGACGCACTGTCCTGTATGATCGTGGAGCGTTTTCACAAAGTCCCAGCACTGCTTTTGTGCCTTATTATGTTGGTTATTATGTTCCCCGGCATGATTACAGGTTCTTCCACTGCAGCAGTTCTTTCTGCGGGTTCCATTATGATGCCGGTTCTAATTTTGATGGGAATTCCAAAGCTGGAAACCGGTTGTATCATTGCTATGGGCGGAATCCTAGGAATGATCGCCCCTCCGGTCAATATTCCGGCGATGTTGATTGGCGGCGGCGTCGACCTTCCCTATGTGGGCTTTGAAGGTCCGCTGGCACTGCTCACTTTCCCACTGGCTTTCCTGTTTGTACTGATGCTTGGCTTTAAATATGTCAGACATCTGGATTATGAGGCAATTCGGCAGCGAATGAATACCGAATCCCGTGAAAAATATGGATTCCGAAATTATATTCCGATTTTAGTTTGTGTATTTCTCATGATTCTGAACAAAGCTGTCCCTGCTATCCCGGATTTGGGGATGCCGCTAGTTTTCCTTATAAGCGCTATTGTGGGACTGTTTACCGGTAAAAAGGTTCCTGTACTTAAGACCGCCAAAGAAGCTATTAATACGGTCCTTCCCGTGCTTGGTATTTTAATGGGCGTAGGAATGTTCATTCAGATCATGACTTTGACTGGCGTACGCGGTTTCATCGTAAACGTCTGCCTAAGTATTCCGGATGCATGGCGTTATTTGGCCATGGCAATCTCCATCCCGTTGTTTGGCGCGGTATCTTCTTATGGTGCATCTTCTGTTTTGGGCGTTCCGTTTTTGCTTGCCTTTTTGGCAAAAAATCAGGTTATCACCGCGGCGGCCATTTCTCTTATCGCCTCTTTGGGAGACATGATGCCTCCTACTGCGCTGGCTGGTATTTTTGCAGCGCAGGTTGTCGGCGTTGAGAAGTATACGGACATCCTCAAAAAATGCATCGTTCCCGCTATCATTATGATCGTTTGGGCAACCGTTATCATTATATTTTCTCCACAACTGGCGAAGATTATATAA
- a CDS encoding conserved exported protein of unknown function (Evidence 4 : Unknown function but conserved in other organisms): protein MKLKKGLAFVAALMMVVSMAACGESGGTSSAAQSAAHSTASSAASGAASTSVQGLKQPIAEQPILLTSVGQSADVEMVKTLFKKINIDPTTDHLATADSIGNAKTLVLAIGGSSKGLGAAGIDADQELARVAKLVDAAKAKGLTIIAMHTGGQTRRGELSDKFIKPAFEKADYAIVVAEGDKDGMMKGLAASESIPMDTVDKITDVPEVLKAAFK, encoded by the coding sequence ATGAAACTCAAAAAAGGTTTAGCGTTTGTGGCAGCTCTAATGATGGTCGTCTCTATGGCGGCTTGTGGTGAATCTGGTGGTACGTCCTCTGCAGCACAGAGCGCAGCACATTCCACGGCTTCTTCGGCTGCTTCCGGTGCTGCTTCCACCAGCGTGCAAGGCCTCAAACAACCCATCGCGGAGCAGCCTATCCTGCTTACCTCTGTTGGACAGAGCGCTGATGTAGAAATGGTAAAGACTTTATTCAAGAAGATTAACATAGATCCTACGACTGACCATTTAGCTACTGCGGATTCAATTGGCAATGCCAAGACTCTGGTTTTGGCAATCGGCGGTTCTTCAAAAGGACTTGGCGCTGCTGGTATTGATGCAGACCAGGAATTAGCCCGAGTTGCAAAATTGGTTGACGCTGCGAAGGCCAAGGGATTGACGATTATCGCCATGCATACTGGTGGTCAAACCCGCCGCGGTGAATTGTCCGATAAGTTTATTAAACCCGCTTTTGAGAAAGCCGACTATGCAATTGTAGTAGCTGAGGGGGATAAAGACGGGATGATGAAAGGCTTGGCGGCTTCCGAATCCATTCCAATGGATACTGTTGATAAAATAACGGATGTTCCAGAGGTCCTTAAAGCTGCTTTCAAGTAA
- the ggt gene encoding Glutathione hydrolase proenzyme, with product MKKTQKSLSLLMAFAMLLSVTSCGTNPSTSSASSTASQGSSASYTSLDDFKLFDADKQTVRTGRNDNGEKGVVSTGKYEASKIGRQVMEEGGNAVDAAVAAAFTLGLTEPNSSGLGGGGFMTIHLADGTNHFIDFREVAPQAATPAMWEVGSDGKVKDNANMVGGKSTGVPGEVAGMLYALDKYGTKDRKDVIQPVIDLANKGFTVTPTLANDMTNCYENMQKFPEFGKLFLSENGMPYEVGQNFVNKDYAKALQIISDKGTDGFYKGEIAQKVVEMNNKYDGLLTMDDLANYKVKDVDPVEGTYRGYKVISSPAPSSGGTIIIEILNILENFDLPKMQANSADELHLFSEAFKLAYADRAKYMGDPKYVDVPLKGLMSKEFAKTRAQLIDTKKSADPVDAGDPFAYEHQETTHFSIADKAGNMVSVTQTVNGYFGSSVCVDGYGFMLNNEMGDFSPDAKSPNCIAGGKCPLSSMSPTVVLKEDGTPLMVLGSPGGTTIISTVAQTISKVIDHGMGMQEAVDAPRISGYSKNTNSYETRLSSDVVDALTKLGHTMKATEEWNRGMGSVQAVLYKNDGTLEGAADPRRDGKALGF from the coding sequence ATGAAAAAGACTCAGAAATCATTATCCCTGCTTATGGCGTTTGCCATGTTACTCTCTGTTACAAGTTGTGGCACGAATCCCAGCACTTCATCAGCATCTTCTACTGCTTCTCAGGGCAGTAGCGCTTCCTACACATCTTTGGATGACTTTAAGCTGTTCGATGCCGATAAACAAACGGTTCGTACCGGACGAAATGATAACGGAGAAAAAGGTGTCGTTTCTACCGGCAAGTATGAGGCTTCTAAGATTGGCCGCCAGGTTATGGAAGAGGGCGGCAACGCAGTTGACGCTGCAGTCGCAGCAGCCTTCACTCTAGGCTTGACCGAACCTAATTCCTCCGGCCTTGGCGGTGGTGGCTTCATGACCATCCATCTGGCTGACGGAACCAATCACTTTATCGATTTCCGTGAAGTTGCTCCTCAGGCTGCTACTCCTGCAATGTGGGAAGTAGGCTCAGACGGCAAAGTCAAAGACAACGCCAATATGGTCGGCGGCAAGTCGACTGGTGTTCCCGGTGAAGTTGCCGGCATGCTGTATGCTTTGGACAAATACGGAACTAAGGATCGTAAAGATGTCATTCAGCCTGTTATCGATTTGGCTAATAAGGGCTTTACCGTAACCCCTACCCTAGCCAATGATATGACGAACTGTTATGAAAACATGCAGAAGTTCCCAGAGTTTGGAAAATTGTTCCTTAGCGAAAATGGTATGCCCTATGAGGTTGGACAGAACTTTGTAAATAAAGATTATGCCAAGGCTTTACAGATTATTTCCGATAAGGGTACCGACGGATTCTATAAAGGTGAAATTGCCCAAAAGGTTGTTGAAATGAACAACAAGTATGATGGTTTGCTCACCATGGATGATCTGGCCAACTATAAAGTAAAAGATGTTGACCCTGTTGAGGGAACCTACCGTGGCTATAAAGTCATTTCTTCCCCGGCTCCATCCTCTGGAGGAACCATTATTATTGAAATTCTTAACATTCTCGAGAATTTTGATTTGCCAAAAATGCAGGCAAACTCCGCTGACGAACTCCATTTGTTCTCTGAAGCTTTCAAGCTGGCTTATGCAGACCGCGCTAAGTATATGGGCGATCCAAAATATGTCGATGTTCCGCTGAAGGGCCTTATGAGCAAAGAGTTTGCAAAGACACGCGCTCAGCTTATCGATACCAAGAAGTCCGCTGATCCAGTCGATGCCGGCGATCCCTTCGCTTATGAACATCAGGAAACGACTCATTTTTCCATTGCCGATAAAGCAGGCAACATGGTTTCTGTTACCCAAACAGTAAATGGTTATTTTGGCTCCAGTGTATGTGTTGATGGCTATGGCTTTATGCTCAATAACGAGATGGGTGATTTCTCCCCCGATGCTAAGAGCCCGAACTGCATCGCCGGCGGCAAATGCCCACTGTCCTCTATGAGCCCGACTGTCGTTCTGAAGGAAGACGGTACCCCTCTGATGGTCCTTGGTTCTCCTGGCGGCACTACCATCATCTCCACCGTTGCACAGACAATTTCTAAGGTGATTGACCATGGCATGGGCATGCAGGAAGCTGTTGATGCACCTCGTATCAGCGGCTACAGCAAAAACACAAATAGTTATGAAACCCGTCTCAGCTCCGATGTAGTTGATGCTCTTACCAAACTTGGTCATACCATGAAAGCGACGGAAGAGTGGAACCGCGGCATGGGCTCTGTTCAGGCTGTTCTGTACAAGAATGACGGAACTCTTGAGGGCGCGGCCGATCCTAGACGTGACGGTAAAGCTTTAGGATTTTAA
- a CDS encoding protein of unknown function (Evidence 5 : Unknown function), producing the protein MSSVYHNEFLKDIFSLIYLKNNSHFLHELHLTFTQLCNTLLYF; encoded by the coding sequence ATGAGTTCAGTATATCACAATGAATTTTTGAAAGATATTTTTTCTCTTATTTATCTCAAAAATAATTCACACTTTCTTCATGAATTACACCTCACGTTCACACAGTTATGTAATACGTTATTATATTTTTAA
- a CDS encoding Sugar-binding domain protein — protein MATLKDVAKLANVDVSTVSRALNNTSYVHPDTRARIIKAVKELSYQPNILARGLRQGKRNTIAVIVPKLSFSIFEELTAGIQDEAQKRGYSTILCNTDDDKTTEKESLNRLRNALVDGVIIAGTGYNKRLVRDMSADGMPVVQVIRQLDPNLCSVTVDNVSVGYQAVEHLISKGCRNIGLINGSMQISPYVERYEGYSKAIRENKLKEITVELPSKNRGTIYGHDCTERLLDQNAKLDAILAATDAQGMGVLRALKENGLRVPQDIRVVSMTGYRIGEMLETTLTSMELPGFEIGVSAANMVIAAIEADKSQPIAVRHVSFSAVLTPRESTM, from the coding sequence ATGGCTACTTTAAAGGATGTTGCAAAGCTTGCAAATGTGGATGTTAGCACAGTGTCTCGTGCGCTAAACAACACCTCCTATGTGCATCCGGATACTCGAGCGCGCATTATAAAAGCAGTAAAGGAGCTTAGCTATCAGCCCAATATTCTTGCGCGTGGTTTGCGGCAAGGAAAACGGAATACGATTGCGGTCATTGTCCCAAAGTTGTCCTTTTCGATTTTTGAGGAGTTGACTGCCGGAATTCAGGATGAAGCTCAAAAGCGTGGCTATTCGACGATTCTGTGTAATACCGATGATGATAAGACCACAGAAAAAGAAAGCCTAAACCGCCTGAGAAATGCTTTGGTCGATGGAGTGATTATTGCAGGGACCGGGTACAACAAACGATTGGTTCGGGATATGAGTGCTGATGGAATGCCGGTTGTTCAAGTAATTCGGCAACTGGACCCGAATCTTTGCAGTGTTACAGTTGATAACGTCAGTGTCGGTTATCAAGCGGTTGAACATTTGATTAGCAAGGGCTGCCGGAATATTGGTCTGATAAACGGCTCTATGCAAATTTCCCCCTATGTTGAACGTTATGAAGGCTACAGTAAGGCTATCCGCGAAAATAAACTAAAAGAGATTACAGTGGAGCTCCCCTCTAAAAACCGTGGGACAATCTATGGACATGATTGCACGGAGCGTTTGCTCGATCAGAATGCAAAACTGGATGCCATTCTTGCGGCAACAGATGCTCAGGGAATGGGGGTTCTGCGTGCGCTAAAGGAAAACGGTCTTCGGGTGCCGCAAGATATTCGGGTTGTCAGTATGACTGGATACCGGATAGGTGAAATGCTGGAAACAACCCTGACTTCTATGGAACTTCCGGGTTTTGAAATTGGTGTTAGCGCTGCAAATATGGTGATTGCTGCGATTGAGGCTGACAAATCTCAACCGATTGCTGTTCGGCATGTCAGTTTTTCAGCGGTGCTGACACCGCGGGAATCAACAATGTAA